A part of Nocardioides sp. WS12 genomic DNA contains:
- a CDS encoding DsrE family protein, translating to MSNKAVISLATGLEDPEKVTVAFLVALGAAEHGRPTLMFLTKEAVRLAVPGTAVGRSCEGCPSLPELLARYEAAGGTYLVCPLCFNAKALDPENLIAGATIGGTVPMWQWIGDEGATSFSY from the coding sequence ATGTCGAACAAGGCCGTCATCAGTCTCGCCACCGGACTCGAAGACCCCGAGAAGGTCACCGTCGCGTTTCTGGTCGCGCTCGGCGCTGCCGAGCACGGCCGCCCCACGCTGATGTTCCTGACCAAGGAGGCGGTGCGGCTCGCCGTACCCGGGACTGCGGTGGGCCGGTCCTGCGAGGGCTGCCCGTCGCTGCCGGAGTTGCTGGCGCGCTATGAGGCTGCTGGTGGCACGTACCTTGTGTGCCCGCTCTGCTTCAACGCCAAGGCGCTGGACCCGGAGAACCTGATCGCTGGCGCCACCATCGGTGGAACCGTCCCGATGTGGCAGTGGATCGGCGACGAGGGTGCGACGAGCTTCAGCTACTGA
- a CDS encoding FAD-dependent oxidoreductase, with the protein MTLRVAIVGGGPAGIYAADNLIKSGTPVSIDILERLPAPFGLVRYGVAPDHPRIKEIIKALQRVLAHPDVRFLGNVEFGVDVKLEELREFYDAVVISTGAKADRDLGIPGEDLPGSHGAADFVSWYDAHPDAPQTWPLDAKSVAVVGVGNVALDVARVLAKTGDEMLTTDIPQHVYEGLAAKTITDVHVFARRGPAYAKFSPLELRELNHSPNVEVIVHPEGFDVDKHGMEHIAQHKAQKMVLNTLASWVGADPVGKPHRIHLHFAEAPVEILGDRDGITTLRTERTHSPNEDGNVEGTGEVTDWDVQAVYRAVGYRSTGLPDLPFDERRAVIPNDAGRVLDLDGNPIPGTFVTGWIKRGPVGLIGHTKSDAAETVGHLLADTAETAWSRTPEDVDAYLRSRQVAVATDVAWERLDAHEIALGEAVGRTRIKVGDREEMLRVGRG; encoded by the coding sequence ATGACTCTTCGCGTTGCGATCGTGGGCGGTGGCCCCGCCGGTATCTACGCCGCCGACAACCTCATCAAGTCGGGCACGCCGGTGTCGATCGACATCCTCGAGCGCCTTCCCGCGCCATTCGGCCTGGTCCGGTATGGCGTCGCGCCGGACCACCCGCGGATCAAGGAGATCATCAAGGCGCTGCAGCGCGTGCTGGCCCACCCCGACGTCCGGTTCCTCGGCAACGTCGAGTTCGGCGTCGACGTGAAGCTCGAGGAGCTGCGCGAGTTCTACGACGCCGTCGTCATCAGCACCGGCGCCAAGGCCGACCGCGACCTCGGCATCCCCGGCGAGGACCTCCCCGGATCGCATGGCGCCGCGGACTTCGTCTCCTGGTACGACGCCCACCCGGACGCCCCGCAGACCTGGCCCCTGGACGCGAAGAGCGTCGCCGTGGTCGGAGTCGGCAACGTGGCGCTGGACGTCGCGCGGGTGCTCGCCAAGACCGGCGACGAGATGCTCACCACCGACATCCCGCAGCACGTCTACGAAGGCCTCGCGGCCAAGACGATCACCGATGTCCACGTGTTCGCCCGCCGCGGGCCGGCGTACGCGAAGTTCTCGCCGCTGGAACTGCGCGAGCTCAACCACTCGCCCAACGTCGAGGTGATCGTGCACCCCGAGGGGTTCGACGTCGACAAGCACGGCATGGAGCACATCGCCCAGCACAAGGCCCAGAAGATGGTCCTCAACACGCTCGCCAGCTGGGTCGGCGCGGACCCGGTCGGCAAGCCGCACCGGATCCACCTGCACTTCGCCGAGGCGCCCGTCGAGATCCTCGGCGACCGCGACGGCATCACCACGCTCCGCACCGAGCGCACCCACTCGCCCAACGAGGACGGCAACGTCGAAGGCACCGGCGAGGTGACCGACTGGGACGTCCAGGCCGTCTACCGCGCCGTCGGGTACCGCAGCACCGGCCTCCCGGACCTGCCGTTCGACGAGCGTCGCGCGGTCATCCCGAACGACGCCGGCCGGGTCCTCGACCTCGACGGCAACCCGATCCCCGGCACGTTCGTCACCGGCTGGATCAAGCGCGGCCCCGTCGGCCTGATCGGCCACACCAAGAGCGACGCCGCCGAGACCGTCGGCCACCTGCTCGCCGACACCGCCGAGACCGCCTGGTCGCGGACCCCCGAGGACGTCGACGCCTACCTCCGCTCGCGTCAGGTCGCTGTCGCCACCGATGTCGCGTGGGAGCGGTTGGACGCCCACGAGATCGCGCTCGGCGAGGCCGTCGGCCGCACCCGGATCAAGGTCGGCGACCGCGAGGAGATGCTGCGCGTCGGTCGCGGCTGA
- a CDS encoding LysR family transcriptional regulator gives MLSPHVPELRALELLVVVARTGSLGAAAAELGISQQAASSRVRTMESLVGEPLVTRSKRGSELTPTGELLVQWASRVLDAAHELDAGIAAMRVDRRGHLAIAASLTIAEHLLPGWLVGLRTQQVQRGQTPVDITMTATNTERVTELVLAGEVALGFVEGPDAPDGLQRRLVGTDELVVVVGPTHPWAQRSRRRVTAETLAATPLVVREAGSGTRTVLERALADLPRAQPVLELSSTASVRAAVAAGAGPAAVGAHAVGDDLATGRLIRITVSGLDLTRRLHAVWQGGPHPPEGPARELVAWAARGAR, from the coding sequence GTGCTGAGTCCCCACGTCCCGGAGCTGCGGGCCCTCGAACTTCTCGTCGTGGTCGCCCGCACGGGCAGCCTGGGCGCTGCCGCCGCGGAGTTGGGAATCAGCCAGCAGGCCGCGTCGTCACGGGTGCGGACCATGGAGTCGCTGGTGGGGGAGCCGCTGGTGACCCGCAGCAAGCGTGGCTCGGAGCTCACCCCGACCGGCGAACTCCTCGTGCAGTGGGCCAGCCGCGTCCTCGACGCCGCGCACGAACTCGACGCCGGCATCGCCGCGATGCGCGTCGACCGCCGAGGCCACCTCGCGATTGCGGCGAGCCTGACGATCGCCGAGCACCTGCTGCCCGGCTGGCTCGTCGGTCTGCGCACCCAGCAGGTCCAGCGCGGTCAGACGCCCGTCGACATCACCATGACCGCCACCAACACCGAACGCGTCACCGAACTGGTGCTGGCCGGCGAGGTTGCGCTGGGCTTCGTGGAAGGGCCGGACGCACCGGACGGCCTGCAGCGACGGCTGGTCGGCACCGACGAACTGGTCGTGGTGGTCGGCCCCACGCACCCGTGGGCGCAGCGATCCCGCCGCCGCGTGACCGCCGAGACGTTGGCGGCCACGCCCCTCGTCGTACGCGAGGCGGGCAGCGGCACGCGCACCGTTCTGGAACGCGCCCTGGCCGACCTGCCGCGCGCCCAACCCGTCCTCGAGTTGTCGAGTACGGCGTCCGTCCGGGCCGCTGTTGCTGCCGGCGCCGGCCCCGCCGCCGTGGGCGCGCACGCCGTCGGCGACGACCTGGCCACCGGCCGGCTGATCCGGATCACCGTGAGCGGCCTGGACCTGACCCGGCGACTCCACGCCGTGTGGCAGGGCGGGCCACACCCGCCCGAAGGCCCGGCGCGCGAGCTGGTCGCCTGGGCGGCCCGCGGCGCTCGCTGA